From Actinomycetota bacterium, a single genomic window includes:
- the mraY gene encoding phospho-N-acetylmuramoyl-pentapeptide-transferase — MISILIAAAVAGTLTLIGTPLLIREFRRRGFGQAIRDEGPGHHHEKAGTPTMGGAAIVLAALAGYVVARIVGVRVTPAGLLVLITFVGMGLVGFADDLIKLRMRRNLGLSKTAKFVGQASVAATFGFLGPAFAGVPQHVSTAGISGWDIATPAFLVWMFLLFAGSSNAVNLTDGLDGLAAGSGAMVFGAYTIVAFWQWRHPADYIIDPAAGQDVAVIAAAATAACAGFLWWNAPPARIFMGDTGSLALGGLLAGLATVTNTQLLLAAFGGLFVLETLSVIGQVFTFRVFGRRVLRMAPLHHHFELGGWHETTVMVRFWILGALGVSLGLGIFYAEYLARVGTGG; from the coding sequence GTGATCTCGATCCTCATCGCGGCCGCCGTGGCCGGCACGTTGACCCTGATCGGCACGCCGCTGCTGATCCGCGAGTTCCGTCGCCGTGGTTTCGGTCAGGCGATCCGCGACGAGGGGCCCGGCCACCACCACGAGAAGGCGGGCACCCCGACCATGGGTGGAGCCGCGATCGTCCTCGCGGCGCTCGCCGGCTACGTCGTCGCGCGGATCGTGGGCGTCCGGGTGACACCCGCGGGCTTGCTCGTGCTCATCACGTTCGTGGGCATGGGGCTGGTCGGCTTCGCCGACGACCTCATCAAGCTGCGGATGCGTCGGAACCTCGGACTGAGCAAGACCGCCAAGTTCGTCGGCCAGGCGTCGGTTGCCGCGACGTTCGGCTTCCTCGGGCCCGCCTTCGCCGGCGTTCCCCAGCACGTCTCGACGGCCGGGATCAGCGGCTGGGACATCGCCACCCCGGCCTTCCTGGTCTGGATGTTCCTGCTGTTCGCCGGCTCGTCCAACGCCGTCAACCTCACGGATGGGCTCGATGGCCTCGCCGCCGGGTCGGGCGCGATGGTGTTCGGGGCGTACACGATCGTCGCGTTCTGGCAGTGGCGCCATCCGGCGGACTACATCATCGACCCGGCGGCGGGGCAGGACGTCGCCGTGATCGCGGCGGCTGCGACCGCGGCGTGTGCCGGGTTCCTGTGGTGGAACGCACCTCCGGCACGGATCTTCATGGGCGACACCGGGTCGTTGGCGCTCGGTGGCCTGCTGGCTGGCCTGGCGACCGTCACGAACACCCAGTTGCTGCTGGCCGCCTTCGGCGGGTTGTTCGTGCTCGAGACGCTGAGCGTGATCGGCCAGGTCTTCACCTTCCGCGTGTTCGGTCGTCGGGTCCTGCGCATGGCTCCGTTGCACCACCACTTCGAACTGGGAGGTTGGCACGAGACGACCGTGATGGTGCGGTTCTGGATCCTCGGGGCGCTGGGGGTCTCGCTGGGCCTGGGGATCTTCTACGCCGAGTACCTCGCGAGGGTGGGGACCGGTGGCTGA
- the murG gene encoding undecaprenyldiphospho-muramoylpentapeptide beta-N-acetylglucosaminyltransferase yields the protein MTRTILFAGGGTAGHVYPALAVAAAVAERESDLEPVFVGTEGRLEGRLVPASGYRFHHIDALPLPRRPSLGLFKLPAALRGAIRRCEEIITQERAVAAVTFGGYVSFPLDWACGRTDIPLVIHEQNSVPGIANQFAARWADRIAVTFPGSAERFRQTERVSVTGNPVRADMLNLDRERERAEALRHFRLHQRRRTVLVFGGSQGARSLNRAAVASYTHWGDPSRVQILHAAGRALYGEAASAWERARAGGEGPLVRCVDYIDDMRAAYSAADVVVCRAGATSIAEITALGLPAVLVPYPHATRDHQLVNARSLAEIGAARIIEDAELDGKRLASEVQPLLDDQDERDALSRAARAFGRRDAAEVLARIVLEVVGQHQTSGVRT from the coding sequence ATGACGCGCACGATCCTGTTCGCAGGCGGTGGCACCGCCGGGCACGTGTACCCGGCTCTGGCGGTCGCCGCTGCGGTGGCGGAACGCGAGTCCGACCTCGAGCCCGTCTTCGTCGGGACCGAAGGTCGTCTCGAGGGGCGGCTCGTGCCGGCGTCGGGGTACCGGTTCCACCACATCGATGCGTTGCCGCTGCCCCGGCGGCCGTCGTTGGGGCTGTTCAAGCTGCCCGCGGCGCTGCGGGGCGCGATCCGTCGGTGCGAGGAGATCATCACCCAGGAACGCGCCGTGGCGGCCGTGACGTTCGGCGGGTACGTCAGCTTCCCGCTGGACTGGGCCTGCGGTCGTACCGACATCCCGCTCGTGATCCACGAGCAGAACTCGGTACCTGGTATCGCGAACCAGTTCGCCGCTCGATGGGCCGACCGCATCGCCGTGACGTTCCCCGGTTCGGCTGAACGCTTCCGCCAGACCGAGCGGGTATCGGTGACCGGCAACCCCGTGCGTGCGGACATGCTCAACCTCGATCGGGAGCGTGAGCGCGCCGAGGCGCTGCGCCACTTCCGTCTCCACCAGCGCCGGCGCACCGTCCTGGTGTTCGGTGGTAGCCAGGGTGCGCGGTCGTTGAACCGCGCGGCGGTCGCCAGCTACACCCACTGGGGAGATCCGAGCCGGGTCCAGATCCTCCACGCCGCGGGGCGCGCGCTCTACGGCGAGGCCGCATCGGCGTGGGAGCGCGCGCGAGCCGGAGGGGAGGGTCCACTCGTTCGCTGCGTCGACTACATCGACGACATGCGTGCGGCCTACTCCGCCGCCGACGTCGTCGTCTGCCGCGCCGGCGCGACCTCGATCGCCGAGATCACCGCCCTGGGCTTGCCCGCGGTACTGGTGCCCTATCCCCACGCGACCCGCGACCACCAGCTCGTCAACGCTCGCTCGCTGGCCGAGATCGGCGCCGCCCGGATCATCGAGGACGCCGAGCTCGACGGGAAGCGGCTCGCCAGTGAGGTCCAACCCCTCCTCGACGACCAGGACGAACGTGACGCCCTCAGCCGGGCGGCGCGGGCGTTCGGTCGGCGTGATGCTGCCGAGGTGCTCGCCCGCATCGTCCTCGAGGTCGTCGGGCAGCACCAGACCTCAGGGGTGCGAACGTGA
- a CDS encoding UDP-N-acetylmuramoyl-tripeptide--D-alanyl-D-alanine ligase, whose product MEMSLQEVAAATDGDVDAADAARLVRTVTTDSRDVGTEALFVALRGESADGHDYIEAALAAGATGYLAETREGDRAPGGVLVADTWTAIARLAGAVRDRVDPTVVAVTGSVGKTTTKDLTAAALRAQLRTVAARGSYNNELGVPLTLLDVESRTQAVVVEIGARGIGHIAALTPYVRPDVSVVTAVAAAHTEQFGDLDAVAQAKGELIEATAVGGAAILNADDERVAAMATRTRATIIRYGWREARDADVRAESVELDDHARASFRARTPWGDADVTVPVAGVHHVGNALATLAVAGHLGVDVAAAADALRSATVSPWRSQLAEAGGVAVLNDAYNANPTSVIAALRTLVELSRRRGGRAIAVLGQMAELGAVSRGAHEQVGREAGELGVDTLVVVAGGDADALASGAGSLAESVADVDAALAVVVEVVRPGDVVLTKASRVAGLEQVADGLLTHLGGEPGP is encoded by the coding sequence ATCGAGATGTCGCTTCAGGAGGTGGCGGCAGCCACGGACGGGGACGTCGACGCGGCCGACGCGGCACGCCTGGTCCGCACGGTGACGACCGATTCTCGCGACGTGGGGACCGAGGCGTTGTTCGTGGCGCTGCGGGGCGAGTCCGCCGACGGTCACGACTACATCGAGGCGGCACTCGCCGCCGGAGCCACGGGCTACCTCGCCGAGACACGCGAGGGTGACCGCGCGCCAGGAGGTGTGCTCGTAGCCGACACGTGGACCGCGATCGCCCGCCTCGCCGGCGCCGTCCGCGATCGGGTCGACCCGACGGTCGTGGCGGTGACCGGCTCGGTGGGCAAGACCACGACCAAGGACCTGACCGCAGCGGCGCTTCGAGCCCAGCTGCGCACCGTCGCTGCTCGAGGGTCGTACAACAACGAGCTCGGGGTACCGCTGACGCTACTCGACGTGGAGTCCCGGACACAGGCGGTCGTCGTCGAGATCGGCGCGCGTGGTATCGGCCACATCGCCGCGCTGACACCGTACGTGCGTCCCGACGTGAGCGTCGTGACCGCGGTCGCGGCAGCCCACACGGAACAGTTCGGTGACCTCGACGCGGTCGCCCAGGCCAAGGGCGAGCTGATCGAGGCCACGGCGGTCGGTGGGGCAGCGATCCTGAACGCCGATGATGAACGCGTTGCGGCTATGGCGACCCGCACCCGTGCCACCATCATCCGCTACGGCTGGCGCGAGGCGCGCGACGCTGACGTCCGCGCGGAGTCCGTCGAACTCGATGACCACGCTCGCGCGTCGTTCCGGGCACGCACCCCCTGGGGCGACGCCGATGTGACCGTGCCCGTGGCCGGGGTACACCACGTCGGGAACGCGCTGGCCACGCTGGCAGTCGCAGGTCACCTCGGCGTGGACGTGGCAGCGGCCGCGGACGCACTGCGGTCTGCCACCGTGTCACCGTGGCGCTCGCAGCTCGCGGAGGCCGGCGGCGTCGCGGTGCTGAACGACGCCTACAACGCCAACCCGACCAGCGTGATCGCCGCCCTGCGCACGCTCGTCGAACTCAGCCGCAGACGCGGGGGGCGGGCGATCGCCGTGCTGGGACAGATGGCCGAGCTGGGAGCGGTCTCACGCGGGGCGCACGAGCAGGTCGGGCGTGAGGCGGGCGAGTTGGGCGTGGACACGCTCGTCGTCGTTGCGGGAGGGGACGCCGACGCCCTCGCCTCGGGAGCCGGCTCGTTGGCCGAGAGCGTGGCGGACGTGGATGCCGCCCTGGCGGTGGTCGTGGAGGTGGTGCGACCGGGTGACGTCGTGCTGACGAAGGCCAGCCGGGTCGCGGGTCTCGAACAGGTCGCCGATGGCCTGCTGACGCACCTCGGCGGGGAGCCGGGGCCGTGA
- the murD gene encoding UDP-N-acetylmuramoyl-L-alanine--D-glutamate ligase, giving the protein MAEPRLDGVRRALVIGLGRSGVAAVNALTSRGIEVVATERQPDADGIARARAAGADVRPATDPAPIVPTVDVVVPSPGVAEHAPAIERALGEGVPVWSEPELGWRLVARDVVGITGTNGKTSVTELTAGMLSAGGVRAETCGNIGRPFTEVALASEPGTTLVAELSSFQLRFTHTLRPRIGTLLNLAEDHADWHGDAAAYADAKARLWRSQTAEDWAVINRDDPRARGLADRAPGRLAWFGHAGVTDGPGVVLTGDAMIATAPDGAVVEIALRELTSTAPHHVSNVAAATLTALLAGAGADGIVETARAFRPGRHRIETVVERDGVRWVDDSKATNPHAAAAALEAFDRILWIAGGLAKGVDLKVLGDHLGAVRHAFLIGSAADELASVCELGGVQATHHTTLEGAVRAAATMAQPGDTVLLAPACASFDMFRDYAERGDRFAASAREVTDPRQTPEAVDG; this is encoded by the coding sequence GTGGCTGAGCCACGTCTCGACGGCGTCCGCCGTGCGCTGGTCATCGGACTCGGTCGGTCCGGTGTCGCGGCCGTGAACGCCCTCACCAGCCGCGGCATCGAGGTCGTGGCGACGGAGCGGCAACCGGATGCCGATGGCATCGCGCGAGCGCGTGCGGCCGGTGCCGACGTGCGGCCGGCGACCGATCCTGCCCCGATCGTCCCGACCGTCGACGTGGTCGTCCCCTCGCCGGGTGTCGCAGAGCACGCCCCCGCCATCGAGCGCGCTCTCGGCGAGGGCGTGCCGGTCTGGTCCGAGCCGGAGCTCGGCTGGCGTCTCGTGGCCAGGGATGTGGTGGGGATCACCGGCACCAACGGCAAGACCTCGGTCACCGAGCTGACGGCGGGGATGCTCAGTGCCGGTGGCGTCCGGGCCGAGACCTGCGGCAACATCGGCCGGCCCTTCACCGAGGTGGCCCTGGCCAGCGAGCCGGGCACGACGCTCGTCGCCGAGCTCAGCTCGTTCCAGCTGCGGTTCACCCACACCCTCCGTCCGCGCATCGGGACCCTGCTGAACCTGGCTGAGGACCATGCCGACTGGCACGGCGACGCCGCGGCCTACGCCGACGCCAAGGCACGCCTGTGGCGATCGCAGACCGCCGAGGACTGGGCGGTGATCAACCGCGACGACCCCCGCGCCCGCGGACTCGCTGACCGTGCTCCCGGACGCCTGGCGTGGTTCGGACACGCCGGGGTGACCGACGGCCCCGGGGTCGTGCTGACCGGCGACGCCATGATCGCGACCGCGCCCGACGGGGCCGTGGTCGAGATCGCCCTCCGCGAGCTCACGAGCACCGCTCCGCACCACGTCAGCAACGTGGCGGCGGCCACGCTCACAGCTCTGCTGGCTGGGGCGGGTGCGGATGGGATCGTCGAGACCGCGCGCGCGTTCCGGCCGGGGAGACACCGGATCGAGACCGTCGTCGAGCGTGACGGCGTGAGGTGGGTCGACGACTCCAAGGCGACCAACCCCCACGCGGCGGCGGCGGCCCTCGAGGCGTTCGATCGGATCCTGTGGATCGCCGGGGGCCTCGCCAAGGGAGTGGACCTCAAGGTGCTGGGCGATCACCTCGGTGCGGTCCGTCACGCCTTCCTCATCGGGAGCGCAGCGGACGAACTCGCCAGCGTCTGCGAGTTGGGCGGAGTGCAGGCCACGCACCACACGACGCTCGAGGGCGCCGTCCGCGCTGCGGCCACGATGGCACAGCCGGGCGACACGGTGCTGCTCGCCCCCGCGTGTGCCTCGTTCGACATGTTCCGCGACTACGCCGAACGTGGGGACCGGTTCGCAGCGAGCGCCCGCGAGGTCACCGATCCCCGACAGACCCCGGAGGCCGTCGATGGCTGA
- a CDS encoding polyphenol oxidase family protein, protein MTVPLAEVDLLPGVGAWFTTARAGNLSHRRPHQPLLLAAARRAVRQAAGVSSLHLMRQVHGADVGRVTAATVPGAEVRGVDALVTAEPERALAVQVADCVPVLLASTDGPVGVVHAGRRGLEAGVIDAALHALAVEPATVHAAIGPAIGGCCYEVPTALHDEVVAKHPVASATTTWGTTSLDLPAAASAAFEERGVATITPTPGCTRCDPEGRWFSHRADPNAGRQLGIVVRRGG, encoded by the coding sequence GTGACGGTGCCGCTGGCGGAGGTGGATCTGCTCCCCGGCGTGGGAGCCTGGTTCACCACTGCCCGCGCCGGCAACCTGTCGCACCGCCGACCGCACCAGCCGCTCTTACTGGCGGCCGCCCGTCGTGCGGTCCGGCAGGCCGCTGGCGTGTCATCACTGCACCTGATGCGACAGGTCCACGGCGCCGACGTCGGACGCGTGACCGCCGCCACCGTGCCCGGGGCCGAGGTCCGTGGCGTCGACGCGCTCGTGACGGCGGAGCCGGAGCGGGCGCTGGCGGTGCAGGTCGCGGACTGCGTGCCCGTCCTGCTCGCGTCGACGGACGGTCCGGTCGGTGTCGTCCACGCCGGTCGACGGGGTCTCGAAGCGGGCGTGATCGACGCGGCGCTGCACGCGCTCGCCGTCGAGCCCGCGACCGTGCACGCCGCCATCGGTCCCGCCATCGGTGGCTGCTGCTACGAGGTCCCTACCGCGCTGCACGACGAGGTCGTCGCGAAGCACCCCGTGGCCAGCGCGACGACCACGTGGGGGACGACCTCACTCGACCTCCCAGCGGCTGCCTCGGCCGCGTTCGAGGAGCGCGGCGTCGCGACCATCACACCGACGCCGGGCTGCACCCGTTGCGATCCGGAGGGCCGCTGGTTCAGCCACCGTGCGGACCCCAACGCGGGACGGCAACTGGGGATCGTCGTGAGGCGTGGGGGGTGA
- a CDS encoding FtsQ-type POTRA domain-containing protein: protein MTRVDERIARRRREVRDEARRRRLRRTITFLVLLVLVVVAFLIERSSLVALDEVEVAGTVRLDPDLVREAADLPLGTSTLRLRLGAAERRVEELALVADADIRRVDPLTVRISITERRPVVVAVGGGRDALVSEEGVVIAPGSEPGLPVVELLAGGIPAVGETVETSPPLHAALAIHRGISGPLRTEVVRYVARADDDVDAVLASGITVRLGSADRLDEKSRALGAVLEDLAGAVVGTVDVRAPRAPVVRP, encoded by the coding sequence GTGACCAGGGTCGATGAACGGATCGCCCGGCGGCGTCGTGAGGTTCGCGACGAGGCCCGTCGGCGCCGCCTCCGCCGCACCATCACGTTCCTCGTGTTGCTCGTGCTCGTCGTCGTCGCGTTCCTCATCGAGCGCAGCTCCCTGGTCGCGCTGGACGAGGTCGAGGTGGCGGGAACGGTCCGGCTCGACCCCGACCTGGTCCGCGAGGCCGCCGACCTTCCGCTCGGGACGTCGACGCTGCGGCTGCGTCTGGGCGCCGCCGAGAGGCGCGTCGAGGAGCTGGCGCTGGTCGCGGACGCGGACATCCGCCGCGTCGACCCGCTGACGGTGCGCATCTCCATCACCGAACGACGTCCGGTGGTCGTCGCCGTGGGTGGCGGCAGGGACGCCTTGGTCTCCGAGGAGGGCGTCGTCATCGCGCCCGGCAGCGAGCCGGGTCTCCCCGTCGTCGAACTCCTCGCCGGTGGGATCCCGGCGGTGGGAGAGACGGTCGAGACCTCCCCTCCGCTGCACGCTGCCCTCGCGATCCACCGCGGCATCTCCGGGCCCCTGCGCACCGAGGTCGTGCGCTACGTCGCTCGCGCTGATGACGACGTCGACGCGGTGCTCGCCTCCGGCATCACCGTGCGACTGGGCAGCGCCGACCGGCTGGACGAGAAGTCACGCGCCCTCGGCGCGGTCCTCGAGGACCTCGCGGGTGCGGTCGTCGGCACGGTCGACGTGCGTGCGCCCCGAGCCCCCGTCGTCCGTCCGTAG
- the murC gene encoding UDP-N-acetylmuramate--L-alanine ligase, translating into MSAIARVLLQRGHRVTGTDLHDSRTLTSLSAMGAELRVGHDRDALGDAEAVVVSTAVPAENPEVLAAVERSIPVLQRAEMLAALMDEHRALLVAGTHGKTTTTSMVVVALQSAGLDPSFAVGGALNEAGSNAHAGEGDVFVAEADESDRSFLAYRPDAIVVTNVELDHPDQFHSLADVIDAFTEFAQRRTEGAPAILCRDDPGARELADRIQDPVLGYGEDPRADVRLVIERGSTSVRVGDEAVPLELSVPGRHNQLNATAALAACHWAGADLDVAARGLGVFRGAQRRFQDLGMAQGVRVVDDYAHHPTELRATLATARASTDGRIVLVVEPHRYTRTEVFGAELGRAAAGADLVIVTDVYASNEDPIPGVTGRLVADAARDAGAKVVWEPHLAAVGERLAGLVRPGDLVLTTGAGDVTSVGPELLDRLGGTT; encoded by the coding sequence ATGAGCGCCATCGCCCGCGTGCTCCTGCAGCGAGGCCACCGCGTCACCGGGACCGACCTGCACGATTCGCGCACACTCACGTCGCTGTCGGCGATGGGTGCGGAGCTGCGGGTCGGGCACGATCGCGATGCGCTCGGGGACGCGGAGGCGGTCGTCGTCTCGACCGCCGTCCCGGCGGAGAACCCGGAGGTCCTCGCCGCGGTGGAACGATCCATCCCGGTGCTCCAGCGTGCCGAGATGCTCGCGGCGCTGATGGACGAGCACCGTGCTCTGCTGGTCGCGGGCACGCACGGCAAGACGACCACGACGAGCATGGTGGTCGTGGCGTTGCAGAGCGCTGGCCTCGACCCCAGCTTCGCTGTGGGTGGTGCGCTCAACGAGGCGGGTTCGAACGCGCACGCAGGCGAAGGCGATGTGTTCGTGGCCGAGGCCGACGAGTCGGACCGTTCGTTCCTCGCTTACCGGCCCGATGCGATCGTCGTGACCAACGTCGAGCTCGACCATCCCGACCAGTTCCACTCGCTCGCGGACGTCATCGATGCGTTCACGGAGTTCGCGCAGCGGCGTACGGAGGGGGCGCCGGCGATCCTCTGTCGTGACGACCCGGGAGCACGTGAGCTCGCCGACCGCATCCAGGATCCCGTGCTGGGGTACGGCGAGGATCCGCGGGCGGATGTCCGGCTGGTCATCGAGCGGGGGAGCACCTCCGTCCGGGTCGGCGACGAGGCCGTGCCGCTGGAGCTGTCGGTCCCCGGGCGCCACAACCAGCTCAACGCCACGGCCGCGCTCGCTGCTTGTCACTGGGCGGGCGCCGACCTCGACGTCGCGGCGCGCGGATTGGGCGTATTCCGCGGGGCGCAGCGCCGTTTCCAGGACCTCGGCATGGCGCAGGGTGTGCGCGTGGTGGATGACTACGCCCACCATCCCACCGAGCTGCGCGCCACCCTCGCCACCGCGCGCGCCTCGACCGACGGGCGTATCGTGCTGGTCGTCGAGCCCCATCGCTACACGCGGACCGAGGTGTTCGGCGCCGAGCTGGGACGTGCGGCCGCCGGAGCCGACCTCGTGATCGTCACCGACGTGTACGCGTCGAACGAGGACCCCATCCCCGGGGTGACCGGCCGACTCGTCGCCGACGCGGCACGCGATGCCGGTGCGAAGGTGGTGTGGGAGCCCCACCTCGCCGCCGTGGGGGAGCGCCTCGCCGGACTCGTCCGGCCCGGCGACCTGGTCCTGACCACGGGCGCGGGCGATGTCACCAGCGTGGGACCCGAGCTGCTCGACCGGCTCGGGGGCACGACGTGA
- the murB gene encoding UDP-N-acetylmuramate dehydrogenase, with translation MSDDRLVAQLRAACTGEVSAGATIADLTTLRVGGPARVLVEAENDEDIAAVGAAAAEHGVGWLVVGRGSNLLVADEGWGGIALKLGRGFRGLEVLDSGDVRLGAAEPLPVVAVKLANEGLTGFEFAAAVPGSIGGAVRMNAGAHGSEMADVLVAAEVVTPQDGHRHRLAASQLGLSYRHSELPPGGVVVAAELALRRADAATIRAAIDEIKQWRREHQPINEPNCGSVFTNPEGDSAGRLVDAAGLKGTVVGGARISQRHANFIVTEPEATAADVTALIRRVRIEVAERFGIDLIPEVVTVGVDVGEEGPS, from the coding sequence GTGAGCGACGATCGGCTCGTGGCGCAGCTCCGCGCAGCCTGCACCGGCGAGGTGAGCGCCGGTGCGACCATCGCCGACCTGACGACGCTGCGGGTCGGTGGTCCGGCGCGGGTCCTGGTCGAGGCGGAGAACGACGAGGACATCGCGGCGGTCGGTGCGGCCGCGGCGGAGCACGGTGTCGGCTGGCTCGTCGTGGGGCGCGGTTCCAACCTGCTCGTCGCCGACGAGGGCTGGGGCGGCATCGCCCTGAAGCTGGGGCGGGGGTTCCGCGGACTCGAGGTGCTCGATTCGGGGGACGTCCGGCTCGGCGCAGCTGAGCCGCTGCCGGTGGTCGCGGTGAAGCTCGCGAACGAGGGACTGACCGGCTTCGAGTTCGCTGCAGCCGTCCCAGGATCGATCGGGGGAGCGGTGCGGATGAACGCCGGAGCACACGGGAGCGAGATGGCCGACGTGCTGGTCGCGGCCGAGGTCGTCACGCCACAGGATGGCCACCGTCACCGGCTCGCGGCGTCGCAGCTCGGCCTGTCGTACCGGCACAGCGAGCTGCCGCCCGGGGGTGTCGTGGTCGCGGCGGAGCTGGCGCTGCGCCGAGCTGATGCCGCCACGATCCGTGCGGCCATCGACGAGATCAAGCAGTGGCGGCGCGAGCACCAGCCCATCAACGAGCCCAACTGCGGCTCGGTGTTCACCAACCCAGAGGGGGACTCGGCGGGTCGGCTCGTGGACGCCGCTGGCCTGAAGGGAACCGTCGTCGGGGGCGCTCGTATCTCACAGCGGCACGCGAACTTCATCGTCACCGAACCCGAGGCGACCGCGGCCGACGTCACCGCCCTGATCAGACGGGTGCGGATCGAGGTCGCCGAGCGGTTCGGGATCGATCTCATCCCCGAGGTGGTGACCGTCGGCGTGGATGTGGGTGAGGAGGGTCCGTCGTGA
- the ftsW gene encoding putative lipid II flippase FtsW — MAESTIQRPGVAAVVRALLPQRGARWTSEAIALTTVVGALTVIGLVMSFSASFVDAAETGDPFGVFLRQLLWAGVGVPVFLIAANLDHGVWRRLSWLLMAGALGGLVAVLTGLGITEGGSTRWLALGPLVVQPSEITKLATVLWLADVFTRKRAQGIDPSTDPRHAFLPAVPLLVVLSVLVMAQPDLGTTLLLGLIVGLVLLVEGAPLRHMGTLFVAGGTFALVAAVAAPYRFARIAGWLDPEADPLGNGYQLLQSMYALGSGGWFGLGLGSSRGKWNFVPNPETDFIFAIIGEELGVVGAVLVLTLFAAIVVLGLRVARTARDPFGRTVAFVVTGWITGQALVNVAAVTGLLPITGVTLPLVSVGGSSLVSTLLALGILVAIARARARPHRKVPR, encoded by the coding sequence ATGGCTGAGAGCACCATCCAACGCCCCGGCGTGGCAGCCGTCGTCCGTGCACTCCTGCCGCAACGGGGCGCGCGCTGGACGTCGGAAGCGATCGCCCTGACGACCGTGGTCGGCGCGCTCACGGTGATCGGGCTGGTCATGAGCTTCTCCGCGTCGTTCGTGGACGCTGCCGAGACCGGCGATCCCTTCGGGGTCTTCCTGCGCCAGCTGCTGTGGGCGGGCGTGGGCGTCCCGGTGTTCCTCATCGCCGCCAACCTCGACCACGGCGTCTGGCGGCGGCTCTCGTGGCTGCTGATGGCCGGAGCACTCGGCGGGCTGGTCGCGGTCCTGACCGGTCTGGGCATCACCGAGGGTGGCTCGACCCGCTGGCTGGCGCTGGGGCCGCTGGTCGTCCAGCCGTCCGAGATCACGAAACTTGCGACCGTTCTGTGGCTCGCGGACGTGTTCACGCGCAAGCGGGCGCAGGGCATCGATCCGTCGACCGATCCCCGGCACGCGTTCCTGCCCGCGGTGCCCTTGTTGGTGGTCCTGTCCGTGCTCGTGATGGCCCAACCGGATCTCGGCACGACGCTCCTGCTCGGGTTGATCGTCGGACTCGTCCTACTCGTAGAGGGCGCCCCCCTGCGGCACATGGGCACGCTCTTCGTGGCTGGAGGGACGTTCGCGCTGGTGGCCGCCGTTGCCGCCCCCTACCGGTTCGCCCGCATCGCTGGTTGGCTCGATCCCGAAGCCGATCCGCTCGGCAACGGCTACCAGCTGTTGCAGTCGATGTACGCGCTGGGATCGGGGGGGTGGTTCGGACTCGGTCTCGGTTCCAGCCGCGGCAAGTGGAACTTCGTCCCGAACCCCGAGACCGACTTCATCTTCGCCATCATCGGCGAGGAGCTCGGTGTGGTCGGTGCCGTGCTGGTGCTCACCCTCTTCGCCGCGATCGTCGTGCTCGGGCTCCGGGTCGCCCGGACCGCACGCGACCCCTTCGGACGGACCGTCGCGTTCGTGGTGACCGGCTGGATCACAGGCCAGGCGCTCGTCAACGTGGCTGCGGTGACCGGACTGCTCCCCATCACCGGCGTGACGTTGCCGCTCGTCTCGGTCGGAGGGTCGTCGTTGGTGAGCACCCTGCTCGCGTTGGGCATCCTGGTCGCGATCGCCCGTGCTCGGGCACGTCCCCACCGGAAGGTCCCACGATGA